CCAACTCTCGCAAACGCCATGGAGCAAACACCTCATCTTCAAAGGCGGCACAGCCCTGCGCCTTGCCTGGGGTTCGCCTCGTTTTTCGGAAGACTTGGATTTTTCCCTCGCTGCGACAATTAGCTTTACAGATTTCCGTACCTTCTGCAACGATCTGCCGAAAAAATTAGGAAACTCCTTAACCACGCAAGATGTGACCAAAAAACGCTTCACGTTCTTCGCCTTATTCCGTATCAACGATCCGTCTTTGTTCAAGGCCTTTTCCGTAAAACTTGAAATTTCCACAAGGCTGCCTTACTTAAAAAAAGAAGGCTACGCATTGAAAATTTTGAATACCAATTTGCTCCCTCAGCAAGTGCTCTTGCCAGTCGAAACGCTTGCAGCGCTTTGGGATGATAAGCTAGCGACCCTGCGCGACCGCAAGGAACCGCGAGACCTTTTTGATCTCTGGTATCTGTCCCAAATATTGCAGCGACCTCTACCGGCGATCATGATTAACCGAGCTCCCCAAGACGTGAAGCAGGAACTCAATAAGCTCGTTCCCTTACGCTATCGAACTGTCGTCACCGAGCTTCTTTCCTTATGCAAACCTTCATCTCACAATTAAAACAGCTTAATAAGCCTTTCTATACTTTCGCAGACATCGCCAAAGTTACTAATAATCTTCCTCTGCCTTCGCTTAAGGTTGCCTTAACGCGCGCGGTCAAGTCAGGTACGCTCCAGCGACTCCGGCGAGGGCTATATATCATCTCTAGCCGCACTATCAACCCAAAAGGGCTTACAGCCTACCTGTATCTCCCGGCATACGTCTCATTTGAAACTGCGTTAGCCGAATACGGAATCATGAGCCAGATTCCCTATACCATAACCTGCGCTACGACCAAACGGAGCAAACGACTGACTATTGCGGATACAGAGATCGAATACCGACAACTTAAGCCTGATCTCTTTTTCGGATATGAGAAGAGTGGAGATTATTTCATGGCATCACCGGAGAAAGCGCTGCTTGATTCCATTTATCTTGTGAGTATGGGCAAATTATCACTAAATCTCGAGGGTCTGGATCTCACGGGGATAAAAAGACAGAGACTTTCTAGCATGGTAAAGTCATTCTCCCCGCGCGTTAAAAAATTAGTCATGAAGATACTCCCCGCCGCTCCATAAACTAGTACCGTAACAATTTAATTATGCCATATCACTGGCGCGTTTTGAGCAGTATTTACAGGGAGATTTGGCACTATGCATGTTGCGAAACTTAATTGTTACGGTACTAGCGGGTTCAATCCTTCGAATTGAAATTTTTCGAAATTTTCTTTACCATAATCTCATGACTACACAACACTCGATCGGCATCATTGGCGCGGGAACGGTGGCGAAAGCCATGACGGCGGTGTTTCCCGACGCCGTGCTCTGGAGCCCGCATATGTATGCGGAGAATCGCGAGAAAATCGCGGAATGCGACCTGGTCTTCCTCTGCCCGCCCACGCCGCATGTGCCGGGCAAAGGATGCGATACTTCAGCGGTTGAAGAGGCGTTTGCCCTGCTCACAAAACCGACTATCGTTATTATCCGCTCGACGGTTCCTCCGGGTACGACGGAAAAATTACAGAAAAAACATCCCGCACACAAGC
The Patescibacteria group bacterium genome window above contains:
- a CDS encoding nucleotidyl transferase AbiEii/AbiGii toxin family protein; this translates as MIDTNLLASESKRIDISPDRLVREAWEILILDQLSQTPWSKHLIFKGGTALRLAWGSPRFSEDLDFSLAATISFTDFRTFCNDLPKKLGNSLTTQDVTKKRFTFFALFRINDPSLFKAFSVKLEISTRLPYLKKEGYALKILNTNLLPQQVLLPVETLAALWDDKLATLRDRKEPRDLFDLWYLSQILQRPLPAIMINRAPQDVKQELNKLVPLRYRTVVTELLSLCKPSSHN